One window of the Peptacetobacter hiranonis genome contains the following:
- a CDS encoding GNAT family N-acetyltransferase: MAARIATDKDYDQIRKIWTYCFNEGEEVENCYFENKYRAENTVVAELNGDVVASIHLNQHTIKLGNREENVSYVVGVSTLPEARGKGMMKSLMNLSFEEMYNRGQNVSILMPIDFRLYRRFGFENCYDMIEHRINIEDLSAFRIERDFRKAKESDIDNLIDIYNKSNRRLNGYTVRGKQRYENMFKEVAADGGHIYICSDCGVYDGYVIYAINEGKFFVREVYFSNTNALKSILAFIYNHNTQCDKVVIMEDVRNTIGNTLKNPKTSESLLKPFMMGRVVNIGECFRNMVDYLENNYNYSDKLGCFEESVTIAIKDDYINQNTVNYRLSFEGNLYSCDKLEYDEEKSDIVLNINQISQLIFGYKDIDDVLDLYDKEINEEKLDILRKVFVKKRNHINEYD; encoded by the coding sequence ATGGCTGCCAGAATAGCGACTGATAAAGATTACGATCAGATAAGGAAAATATGGACATACTGTTTCAATGAAGGTGAAGAAGTAGAAAACTGCTACTTTGAAAATAAGTATAGAGCTGAAAATACTGTTGTTGCAGAGTTAAATGGAGATGTAGTTGCATCAATTCATTTAAACCAGCACACTATAAAGCTTGGTAACAGAGAAGAAAATGTATCCTATGTTGTAGGTGTATCTACATTACCAGAGGCTAGGGGCAAGGGGATGATGAAATCTTTGATGAATTTATCATTTGAAGAGATGTACAATAGAGGACAGAATGTTTCTATACTGATGCCAATAGATTTTAGGCTTTATAGAAGATTTGGATTTGAAAATTGCTACGATATGATTGAGCATAGAATAAATATAGAGGATTTATCAGCTTTTAGAATAGAAAGAGATTTTAGAAAAGCTAAAGAATCGGATATAGATAATCTTATAGATATTTATAATAAATCTAATAGAAGATTAAATGGATATACTGTAAGAGGTAAGCAGAGATATGAGAATATGTTTAAAGAAGTAGCAGCAGATGGAGGACATATTTATATTTGTTCTGATTGTGGTGTATATGATGGATATGTTATTTATGCTATTAATGAAGGAAAATTCTTTGTTAGAGAAGTGTACTTCAGCAATACAAATGCTTTAAAGTCTATTTTAGCATTTATCTACAACCACAATACACAGTGTGATAAGGTTGTTATAATGGAAGACGTTAGAAATACTATAGGTAATACATTAAAGAATCCTAAGACATCAGAATCGCTTTTAAAACCATTTATGATGGGTAGAGTAGTAAATATAGGCGAATGTTTTAGAAATATGGTAGACTATCTTGAAAATAATTACAATTACTCTGATAAATTAGGCTGTTTTGAAGAGAGTGTTACAATAGCGATAAAAGACGATTATATAAATCAGAATACTGTAAACTATAGATTGAGTTTTGAAGGAAATTTATACAGTTGTGATAAACTTGAATATGATGAAGAAAAATCTGATATTGTCCTTAATATAAATCAGATATCTCAGTTGATATTTGGATATAAGGATATAGATGATGTTTTAGATTTATACGACAAGGAAATAAACGAAGAAAAATTAGATATACTTAGAAAAGTATTTGTTAAAAAGAGAAATCATATAAATGAATACGACTAA
- the rpsT gene encoding 30S ribosomal protein S20 gives MANIKSAKKRISVIEKKTALNRVRKSQVKTAIRRFDEAVAAGNVEEAKARFQYAQKRIYQVASKGTIHKNAASRKVAKLAQKLNGMNA, from the coding sequence ATGGCAAACATAAAATCAGCTAAAAAAAGAATAAGTGTTATAGAAAAGAAAACTGCTTTAAACAGAGTAAGAAAATCTCAGGTTAAAACAGCTATAAGAAGATTTGATGAAGCAGTTGCAGCAGGAAACGTAGAAGAAGCTAAAGCTAGATTCCAGTACGCACAGAAAAGAATATACCAGGTAGCTTCTAAAGGAACTATACATAAAAACGCTGCATCAAGAAAAGTAGCTAAATTAGCTCAGAAATTAAACGGTATGAACGCTTAA
- a CDS encoding tRNA threonylcarbamoyladenosine dehydratase, with protein MMDWEKRTSLVVGDDGIEKLNNASVIIFGVGGVGGFAAEAIARAGVGNITIVDFDDVDITNINRQIIALHSTVGKMKVDVFKERIKDINPNVNITAIAEKYTPENGEELLSGDYDYAIDAIDMITSKIHLIETCTKKGIKIISSMGMGNKLDPTKIELTDIYKTSMCPLARVMRRELKNRGIKKLKVVYSTEKAIEPKEKIMNGNKMTAGSVSFVPSVAGLIMASAVINDLLGEK; from the coding sequence ATGATGGATTGGGAAAAGAGAACATCTCTTGTTGTGGGAGATGATGGAATAGAAAAATTAAACAATGCAAGTGTGATAATATTTGGAGTAGGTGGTGTCGGTGGATTTGCAGCTGAAGCAATAGCAAGAGCTGGAGTTGGAAATATTACTATAGTAGACTTTGACGATGTTGATATAACAAATATAAACAGACAGATAATAGCACTTCACTCTACAGTTGGAAAGATGAAAGTAGATGTATTTAAAGAAAGAATAAAAGACATAAATCCAAATGTAAACATAACTGCAATCGCTGAAAAGTACACTCCAGAAAATGGTGAAGAACTGCTAAGCGGTGATTATGATTATGCAATAGATGCAATAGATATGATAACTTCTAAAATACATCTTATAGAAACTTGTACTAAAAAAGGAATCAAAATAATAAGCTCTATGGGAATGGGGAACAAACTAGATCCTACAAAAATAGAACTTACAGACATATACAAAACTAGCATGTGTCCACTTGCTAGAGTAATGAGAAGAGAATTAAAAAACAGAGGAATAAAAAAACTAAAAGTCGTATACTCAACTGAAAAAGCAATAGAGCCAAAAGAAAAAATAATGAACGGAAACAAAATGACTGCAGGAAGTGTATCATTTGTACCATCTGTGGCAGGATTAATAATGGCATCTGCTGTAATAAATGACTTATTAGGAGAAAAATAA
- a CDS encoding potassium/proton antiporter, whose product MEKAVLLVSVIIIIRILLNDFLEKIPVPSLIIFILLGMCLGENGIFKISFDNYSFVNIICSVSLIFIMFYGGFGTNLKAAKPVVAQSVLLSTVGVAGTAGAVGLFSHFVLHLPWLESILIGSVISSTDAASVFNILRYRNLALKNNTDSLLEIESGSNDPISYMLTTSLIAIMLGQDISVPALLIQQMLFGVLFGVLVAKLSIYLFKTSLFKSQESVTIFLFAVMLLSFSLPYTLNGNGYLSVYLCGIILGNSTLIHKKYLVHFFDVSTDVAQVIIFFLLGLLVTPVDLPRVMIPSLMIMLFLTLVARPLVSSVLLVPFKSSPKQIALVSWSGLRGVASIVFAISVVLSGVETKYNLFNLVFCIVILSISIQGTLLPWVANKLSMIDKNADVRKTFNDYQEDSDISFIKIHLDKNHPWKNLEISKLGLPRDLLIAMIVRNHTPIVPKGDTVLEVGDLLVFAARSFEDRKHLSLREIVIDRKSKWVNTPLHQITTENPYLIILIKRNLENIIPTGDTKLLPGDILIMATAEE is encoded by the coding sequence ATGGAAAAAGCCGTACTATTAGTTAGTGTAATTATAATAATCAGAATTTTATTAAATGATTTTTTAGAAAAAATTCCTGTACCATCTCTTATCATCTTCATCTTGCTTGGGATGTGCTTGGGAGAAAATGGAATTTTTAAAATCAGTTTTGATAATTATTCTTTCGTCAATATAATTTGTTCAGTCAGTTTAATTTTCATCATGTTTTACGGTGGATTTGGTACAAATCTAAAAGCTGCAAAACCAGTTGTAGCTCAATCTGTGTTGCTTTCAACAGTTGGTGTAGCTGGAACTGCTGGTGCTGTAGGGCTGTTCTCTCATTTTGTATTACATCTACCATGGTTGGAGAGTATTTTAATCGGTTCTGTAATATCTTCTACAGATGCTGCATCAGTTTTCAACATACTTCGTTATAGAAATCTAGCCCTAAAAAATAACACCGACTCACTTTTAGAAATAGAATCTGGATCAAACGACCCGATATCATACATGCTTACAACTTCATTAATAGCAATTATGCTAGGACAGGATATCTCTGTTCCAGCTTTACTTATACAACAGATGTTATTTGGAGTATTATTCGGTGTTTTAGTAGCTAAATTATCTATATACTTATTTAAAACTAGCCTTTTTAAATCTCAAGAAAGTGTAACTATCTTCTTATTTGCAGTAATGCTTCTATCATTTTCACTGCCATATACTTTAAACGGTAATGGATATTTAAGTGTTTATTTATGCGGAATAATTTTAGGTAATTCAACTTTGATACATAAGAAATATTTGGTGCATTTTTTCGATGTTTCAACAGATGTCGCACAGGTTATAATATTCTTCCTGCTTGGACTTTTAGTAACACCTGTAGATTTACCTAGAGTTATGATACCTTCATTGATGATAATGCTATTCCTTACATTAGTTGCAAGACCACTAGTTTCATCTGTACTTCTTGTTCCATTTAAATCATCTCCTAAACAGATTGCTTTAGTGTCTTGGTCCGGACTTAGAGGAGTTGCATCTATCGTTTTTGCAATTTCCGTTGTTTTAAGTGGTGTTGAAACAAAGTACAATTTATTCAACCTGGTATTTTGTATAGTTATTCTTTCAATTTCTATACAGGGAACTCTCCTTCCTTGGGTTGCAAATAAATTATCTATGATTGATAAGAATGCCGATGTTAGAAAGACTTTCAATGACTATCAGGAAGACAGTGATATAAGCTTTATAAAAATTCATCTTGATAAAAATCACCCGTGGAAAAATCTAGAAATAAGTAAATTAGGACTTCCTAGAGATTTATTGATTGCAATGATTGTAAGAAATCACACACCTATCGTTCCTAAAGGAGATACTGTGCTTGAAGTTGGTGATTTACTCGTTTTTGCAGCGAGGTCTTTTGAGGATAGAAAGCATCTTTCTCTTAGAGAGATTGTTATAGATAGGAAAAGTAAGTGGGTAAATACGCCACTTCATCAGATAACTACAGAGAATCCTTATCTTATTATTTTGATAAAGAGAAATTTAGAAAATATAATTCCTACTGGAGATACAAAACTACTGCCAGGAGATATACTGATTATGGCCACAGCAGAAGAATAA
- a CDS encoding ComEC/Rec2 family competence protein: MKSKSLIKIFSILLLVIYVNGCAREKLFSVHIIDVGQGDSIFIQTLEDKRILIDAGDEEAEHTVYSYLKRRGVKKIDVLIATHPDTDHIGSMDYIIDKFKISHFYMPDAKTDSEAFYNLLDSCKEKNLKIEYLTKGDRLKIDSSTTMEILSPSTITDKNNLNSIVSLLNYKGYEFLFTGDAEKENESEILSSCNLPDIDFLKAGHHGSSSSSTDEFIEKLKPEAVAISCGYNNDYGHPHRSVLDTFRKNGAVVYRTDKNGSLVFYCDENGIFTKKKYKAE; the protein is encoded by the coding sequence ATGAAAAGTAAATCACTTATAAAAATTTTTTCAATTCTTTTACTAGTTATCTATGTAAACGGTTGCGCCAGAGAAAAATTATTTTCCGTACATATAATTGACGTTGGTCAAGGAGATAGTATATTCATACAGACACTCGAGGATAAACGTATTCTTATAGATGCAGGTGATGAAGAAGCTGAGCATACAGTTTACTCATATTTAAAAAGAAGAGGAGTAAAAAAAATTGACGTTTTAATCGCCACTCATCCAGATACAGACCACATAGGAAGTATGGACTATATTATAGATAAATTTAAAATATCTCATTTCTATATGCCAGATGCAAAAACGGACTCCGAAGCATTTTACAATCTTTTAGATAGCTGCAAAGAGAAAAATTTAAAAATAGAATACCTGACAAAAGGAGATCGACTAAAAATAGATAGTTCAACAACTATGGAAATCTTATCTCCATCTACAATTACTGATAAAAATAATCTAAATTCAATTGTATCGCTATTAAATTACAAAGGTTATGAGTTTTTATTTACTGGAGATGCTGAAAAAGAAAATGAGTCAGAGATATTATCGTCTTGTAATTTACCAGATATAGATTTTTTAAAAGCAGGTCATCATGGTAGCTCTTCCTCATCAACAGATGAATTTATAGAAAAGCTTAAACCTGAAGCTGTTGCAATCTCTTGTGGATACAACAATGACTATGGACATCCACACAGAAGCGTTCTCGATACATTTAGAAAAAATGGAGCTGTAGTTTATAGAACTGATAAAAATGGATCACTTGTATTTTACTGTGACGAGAATGGAATATTTACAAAGAAAAAATACAAAGCCGAGTAA
- the holA gene encoding DNA polymerase III subunit delta, which produces MDYKDIIGGMKQNNFERVYLFYGKEYYLIENSIKMLKSGLNESMLDFNFDVIDGKEVQLDQLLSSIETFPFMDERKVVIVKDFELFNGNKKNFTDADEKYFIERLDNIPDTTVLAFIVYGDIDKRKSIYKKVNKVGTVCECKKLDGMDLFKWVKREFSRLDVNAENATIAYFIEQLGYRDKNSDMTLTDVKNEIFKMGSYAGSGSTLTNEIVDKLSPRKVENNVFRMIDNIGMKNASVAMKIFKDMVFDGEPVLRIMSLISRQFRIILNVKDMQKENMKIKEIATTLGVQEFVVKNAAKQGTNFSDDKLTEIMNYILESEYRIKNGLIGDEAAIEILIGKYCK; this is translated from the coding sequence ATGGATTACAAGGATATTATCGGAGGAATGAAACAGAATAATTTTGAGAGAGTATATCTTTTCTATGGAAAAGAATATTATCTTATAGAAAATTCAATAAAAATGTTAAAATCTGGCTTAAATGAGAGTATGCTTGATTTCAACTTTGATGTTATAGATGGAAAAGAGGTTCAGTTAGATCAGCTTCTTAGTTCGATAGAAACATTTCCGTTCATGGATGAAAGAAAAGTTGTAATAGTTAAAGACTTTGAGCTTTTTAATGGAAATAAGAAGAATTTTACAGATGCAGATGAAAAATACTTTATCGAAAGACTAGATAATATACCGGACACTACTGTACTAGCATTCATAGTTTATGGAGATATAGATAAGAGAAAGTCTATATATAAGAAAGTAAACAAGGTTGGTACTGTATGTGAATGTAAGAAATTAGATGGAATGGATCTTTTCAAATGGGTAAAAAGAGAATTCTCTAGACTTGATGTAAATGCGGAAAATGCTACAATAGCCTACTTTATAGAGCAACTTGGATATAGAGATAAAAACAGCGATATGACTCTTACAGATGTAAAAAATGAGATATTTAAAATGGGGTCTTATGCTGGATCAGGCAGCACACTTACAAACGAGATAGTAGACAAACTTTCTCCTAGAAAAGTTGAAAACAATGTATTTAGAATGATAGATAATATAGGAATGAAAAATGCGTCTGTTGCAATGAAAATATTCAAAGACATGGTATTTGACGGTGAGCCAGTACTTAGAATAATGAGCTTAATATCTAGACAATTTAGAATAATACTAAACGTAAAAGACATGCAAAAAGAAAACATGAAAATCAAAGAAATTGCAACAACACTAGGAGTACAAGAATTCGTTGTAAAAAACGCTGCAAAACAGGGAACAAACTTCTCTGATGACAAACTAACAGAAATAATGAACTACATACTAGAAAGCGAATACAGAATAAAAAATGGACTAATCGGTGACGAAGCAGCCATAGAAATACTAATAGGAAAATACTGCAAATAA
- the lepA gene encoding translation elongation factor 4 — MSSRQSRTRNFSIIAHIDHGKSTLADRLIQTTGLVSERDMKSQLLDNMDLERERGITIKLQNVRLKYQANDGEEYYLNLIDTPGHVDFNYEVSRSLAACEGALLVVDAAQGVEAQTLANVYLALDQDLEILPVINKIDLPSARPEEVKAEIEDYIGLDASDAPLISAKNGINIEDVLEGIVNHVPAPEGDSEAPLKALIFDSYYDAYKGVIAYVRVFEGTVKKGMTIEMMNTKKKFEVTEVGVMAPNPTELPELSAGDVGYIAASIKDIRSCRVGDTITDADNMTAEPLPGYKKATPMVYCGIYPGEGEKYENVRDALEKLQVNDAALEFEAETSAALGFGFRCGFLGLLHMEIMQERLEREFDLNIVTTAPSVIYRVTKTDGEVVMIQNPANLPEPGEIQMIEEPIVKGDIIVPKDFVGAVMELCQERRGTMHNMEYIDDRRVMLHYDLPLNEVIYDFFDALKSRTRGYGSLDYEMKGYVPSKLVKLDILINKEQVDALSFIIHETKAFVRGKAMCEKLKNEIPRHQFAVPIQAAVGNKVIARETISALRKDVLAKCYGGDISRKRKLLEKQKEGKKRMRQIGSVEVPQKAFMSVLKLDD, encoded by the coding sequence TTGTCAAGCAGACAGAGTAGAACAAGAAACTTTAGTATAATTGCACATATAGACCACGGGAAATCTACTTTAGCAGATAGATTAATACAGACTACAGGTCTTGTAAGCGAAAGAGATATGAAATCTCAGCTTCTTGATAACATGGATCTTGAGAGAGAAAGAGGAATAACAATCAAATTACAGAATGTTAGACTTAAATATCAGGCTAATGATGGTGAAGAATATTATCTTAATTTAATAGATACTCCAGGTCACGTCGATTTTAACTATGAGGTATCAAGAAGTTTAGCAGCTTGTGAAGGAGCTCTTTTAGTTGTAGATGCAGCACAGGGTGTTGAAGCTCAGACATTAGCTAATGTGTATCTAGCTTTAGATCAGGACCTTGAAATACTTCCAGTTATAAATAAGATAGACTTACCAAGTGCCAGACCAGAAGAAGTAAAAGCAGAAATAGAAGACTATATAGGACTAGATGCATCTGATGCACCACTTATATCAGCTAAGAACGGAATAAACATAGAAGATGTATTAGAAGGTATAGTAAATCATGTACCAGCTCCAGAAGGAGATTCAGAAGCTCCTTTAAAAGCTTTAATATTTGACTCATACTATGATGCATACAAAGGTGTTATAGCTTATGTAAGAGTATTTGAAGGTACTGTTAAAAAAGGCATGACAATAGAAATGATGAATACTAAGAAGAAATTCGAGGTAACAGAAGTCGGTGTTATGGCTCCTAACCCAACAGAGCTTCCAGAATTATCTGCAGGGGATGTTGGTTATATAGCAGCGAGTATAAAAGATATAAGAAGCTGTCGTGTTGGGGATACAATAACTGACGCTGATAATATGACAGCTGAGCCATTACCAGGATATAAAAAAGCAACTCCAATGGTTTACTGCGGTATATATCCAGGTGAAGGAGAAAAATACGAAAATGTAAGAGATGCCCTTGAAAAATTACAAGTAAACGATGCAGCTTTAGAATTTGAAGCTGAAACATCTGCAGCTCTTGGATTTGGATTTAGATGTGGATTCCTTGGATTATTACACATGGAAATAATGCAGGAAAGATTAGAAAGAGAATTTGACCTTAATATAGTAACAACTGCACCATCTGTTATATACAGAGTTACAAAAACTGATGGAGAAGTTGTTATGATACAGAACCCAGCAAACTTACCTGAACCAGGTGAAATACAGATGATAGAAGAGCCTATAGTTAAAGGTGATATAATAGTTCCAAAAGATTTCGTAGGGGCTGTTATGGAGCTTTGTCAGGAAAGAAGAGGAACTATGCACAATATGGAATATATTGATGATAGAAGGGTTATGCTTCACTACGACCTACCTCTAAATGAAGTTATATACGACTTCTTTGATGCGTTAAAATCAAGAACTAGAGGATATGGATCATTAGATTATGAAATGAAGGGATATGTACCTTCTAAACTTGTTAAACTTGATATACTTATCAATAAAGAACAGGTCGATGCACTTAGCTTCATAATCCACGAAACAAAAGCATTTGTAAGAGGAAAAGCTATGTGTGAAAAACTTAAAAATGAAATACCTAGACATCAGTTTGCAGTTCCAATTCAGGCAGCTGTTGGAAATAAGGTAATAGCAAGGGAAACAATAAGTGCTTTAAGAAAAGACGTTCTTGCAAAATGTTACGGTGGGGATATCTCTCGTAAAAGAAAACTTCTTGAAAAACAGAAAGAAGGTAAGAAAAGAATGCGTCAGATTGGTAGCGTAGAAGTACCACAGAAAGCATTCATGTCAGTTCTTAAACTTGACGACTAA
- a CDS encoding ComEC/Rec2 family competence protein, whose product MEKSRSLFERLKVFFVRRPSVILFFFIFAISVLSTKGELVDSVDANQTIYIRGTVVSEVKKERYTQYRIGECLVNDYSEKADLEVGDIVEAIGKSKALSDMKFDDFNYGRYLKSTGIEVYCVMSECKKVGISKAYKMIGAIREYIKDTNAYLYKEKSDFINSMLLGEKDLMSDEDKRMFSRTGVSHIIAVSGLHVGILCTLVGFIGRRINIAFNMVIVNIVLFIYFYIAGGSPSIGRAVVSSVFADICFVVDRKRDGISTLAIIASVMIFLNPFVIYNTGFQLSFLATFSIVYFYPIINKRIKFSAASVTIAANIMTLPIIVYSFDGISILSVISNVLAVPFVAFVVYIDVASIFLFEIFPFIASIVAGLNSVIITIIYFILEKVDEIWFSYIQFTQLDFSFLVIYYIIIILGIIYYEIKVVEEQRNGLQGYYRRNETE is encoded by the coding sequence ATGGAGAAAAGTAGAAGTTTATTTGAACGTTTAAAAGTATTTTTTGTTAGAAGACCATCTGTAATTTTATTCTTTTTTATATTTGCTATTTCTGTTTTGTCTACCAAAGGTGAATTAGTGGATTCAGTTGATGCAAATCAAACTATTTATATTAGAGGTACAGTCGTTTCTGAGGTGAAAAAAGAGAGATACACTCAATATAGGATAGGAGAGTGTCTGGTAAATGACTATTCTGAAAAAGCAGATTTAGAAGTTGGAGATATTGTAGAGGCTATAGGAAAGTCAAAGGCACTTTCTGATATGAAGTTTGATGATTTTAATTATGGAAGGTATTTAAAAAGTACTGGTATAGAAGTTTATTGTGTTATGAGCGAATGTAAGAAAGTTGGGATTAGTAAAGCTTATAAGATGATAGGGGCGATTAGAGAATATATAAAGGATACAAATGCGTATCTGTATAAGGAAAAGTCTGATTTTATCAATTCTATGCTTCTAGGTGAGAAGGATCTTATGAGTGATGAGGATAAGAGGATGTTTTCAAGAACTGGTGTGAGCCATATTATAGCCGTTTCTGGACTTCATGTAGGAATATTGTGTACGTTGGTTGGATTTATTGGAAGAAGAATAAATATAGCTTTTAATATGGTAATTGTTAATATTGTCTTATTTATATATTTTTATATAGCTGGAGGAAGTCCATCTATTGGAAGGGCAGTTGTATCTTCTGTATTTGCTGATATATGCTTTGTGGTGGATAGAAAAAGGGATGGAATTAGCACACTTGCTATAATTGCTTCTGTGATGATATTTTTAAATCCATTTGTAATATATAATACAGGGTTTCAATTAAGTTTTTTAGCTACTTTTTCTATAGTTTATTTTTATCCTATTATAAACAAGAGGATAAAATTTTCAGCAGCATCGGTTACAATAGCGGCAAATATAATGACGCTACCGATAATAGTATATAGTTTTGATGGGATTTCTATATTATCAGTTATAAGTAATGTTTTGGCAGTTCCATTTGTAGCATTTGTCGTGTATATAGATGTTGCAAGTATATTTTTATTTGAAATATTTCCGTTTATTGCGAGCATTGTAGCGGGATTAAATTCTGTAATTATAACGATAATTTATTTTATCCTAGAAAAAGTAGATGAAATATGGTTTTCATACATACAATTTACTCAATTAGACTTTAGTTTTCTTGTGATTTATTATATAATAATTATTCTAGGCATAATTTATTATGAAATCAAAGTCGTAGAGGAGCAAAGAAATGGATTACAAGGATATTATCGGAGGAATGAAACAGAATAA
- a CDS encoding DUF2156 domain-containing protein yields MEFKNLDIESLDRLQPFFDMTDYEACDYCFATMFMWRDTYKTKYHIEDDFAIVFGEYEGEIFSVLPLASRENVKKAIDFAMNYFEEIESKVYLRGINKEMVDYVHSNYGDKFEYIEERDLFDYIYDAESLRTLAGRKNQKKRNHINYFLKEYEGRFESRLLDIADFDDCRALLDRWKVQKEDSDADVDDGEYVAIEKIFNNYDKLRDRVKVFGIYVDGALEAFSIGEKLKPNMALIHIEKANPEIRGLYPYINQKFLVDEFPDVEFVNREEDLGIEGLRKAKLSYHPVRFAEKYTVREK; encoded by the coding sequence ATAGAATTTAAAAATTTAGATATAGAATCGTTGGATAGGTTACAGCCATTCTTTGATATGACAGATTATGAAGCTTGTGATTATTGTTTTGCTACAATGTTTATGTGGCGGGATACTTACAAGACAAAATACCATATAGAAGATGATTTTGCGATAGTTTTCGGGGAATATGAAGGGGAGATATTCTCAGTACTACCACTAGCATCAAGAGAAAATGTTAAAAAAGCTATAGACTTTGCAATGAATTACTTTGAAGAAATAGAAAGCAAAGTTTATTTAAGAGGGATAAATAAGGAAATGGTGGACTATGTTCACAGTAATTACGGAGATAAATTTGAATACATAGAAGAAAGAGATTTATTTGACTATATATACGATGCTGAGTCTTTAAGAACATTAGCAGGTAGAAAAAATCAGAAGAAGAGAAATCATATAAACTACTTCTTAAAAGAATATGAAGGAAGATTTGAAAGTAGATTATTAGATATAGCAGATTTCGACGATTGTAGAGCATTACTTGATAGGTGGAAAGTTCAGAAAGAGGACTCAGATGCTGATGTTGACGATGGAGAATATGTAGCAATAGAGAAAATATTTAATAATTATGATAAACTAAGAGATAGAGTAAAAGTTTTTGGAATATATGTTGATGGAGCGTTAGAAGCATTTAGTATAGGTGAAAAATTAAAACCGAATATGGCTCTTATACATATAGAAAAGGCGAATCCAGAGATAAGAGGACTTTATCCATATATAAATCAGAAATTCTTAGTAGACGAATTCCCAGATGTTGAATTTGTAAATAGAGAAGAAGATTTAGGTATAGAAGGACTTAGAAAAGCTAAGCTTTCTTATCATCCTGTTAGATTTGCTGAAAAATATACAGTTAGAGAAAAATAG
- a CDS encoding biotin transporter BioY encodes MKTKELVYVSLCAVIIAICSWISIPTAVPFTLQTFGIYLAIAVLGGKLGTISLLIYLGLGAIGLPVFAGFKSGLAALMGPTGGYIIGFLATALIMWGFEKFFGKNKVSFIISAIIGLVACYSLGTIWFMKVFSAANGPIGLAATLGMCVVPFIIPDLIKLTAAYLIGSKISNISKVNTATY; translated from the coding sequence ATGAAAACAAAAGAATTAGTATACGTATCACTTTGTGCTGTAATAATAGCTATCTGCTCTTGGATATCTATACCAACTGCAGTGCCATTTACTCTACAAACATTTGGAATATACTTAGCAATTGCAGTACTTGGTGGAAAACTTGGTACAATATCACTATTAATATATCTTGGATTAGGCGCAATAGGATTGCCAGTATTTGCTGGATTCAAAAGTGGATTAGCTGCTTTAATGGGGCCAACAGGTGGGTATATAATAGGATTTTTAGCTACTGCACTAATAATGTGGGGATTTGAAAAATTCTTTGGAAAAAATAAAGTTTCATTTATAATATCTGCAATAATAGGTCTTGTAGCATGTTATTCACTTGGAACAATTTGGTTTATGAAAGTATTCTCTGCCGCAAATGGTCCAATAGGACTTGCTGCAACACTTGGAATGTGTGTAGTTCCATTTATAATACCGGATTTAATCAAACTTACAGCTGCATACCTAATAGGAAGCAAAATATCAAACATCTCAAAAGTGAATACAGCAACTTACTAA